One region of Fimbriimonadaceae bacterium genomic DNA includes:
- a CDS encoding 2-oxoacid:acceptor oxidoreductase family protein, whose translation MVAVRFHGRGGQGAKTASRILGTAAFISGYVAQDAPIYGAERRGAPVAAFTRFGREPIRERGAIAHPDVIVVADASLLDDAVAHVLDGVTGQTVLFVNSSLSADLLRTHLSLPEQVTVRDVTGIALQQLGAREAISALLGAVAARLVGLAWEPVRSAIDGELRDLGLAEPVIERNLTVARQCYDSVEPATLPQGTAQAVGAASLHHPTYEPPTKGTARIAAAGNSVLRETGGWRTFRPVLVADKCNGCWLCFVYCPDGVITMNQEDRPVVDYDHCKGCQICVHECPTHALIAEREQEGGVAWTAK comes from the coding sequence ATGGTGGCTGTACGATTTCACGGGCGCGGCGGACAGGGGGCGAAGACGGCCAGCCGGATTCTCGGCACCGCGGCGTTTATCAGCGGGTATGTGGCCCAAGATGCCCCGATCTATGGCGCGGAGCGAAGGGGAGCGCCGGTCGCGGCATTCACGCGCTTCGGTCGTGAGCCGATTCGGGAACGGGGGGCGATCGCGCATCCTGACGTCATCGTGGTGGCCGATGCCTCGTTGCTGGACGATGCGGTGGCGCATGTGTTGGACGGAGTGACCGGGCAGACGGTCCTGTTCGTGAACTCGTCGCTGAGCGCGGACCTGTTGCGCACCCACCTGTCCTTGCCTGAGCAGGTGACGGTGAGAGATGTGACGGGGATTGCGCTGCAACAGCTGGGAGCGCGTGAGGCCATCAGTGCGCTGCTCGGCGCAGTTGCCGCGCGGTTGGTAGGGTTGGCGTGGGAGCCTGTGCGCTCGGCGATCGATGGTGAGCTTCGCGACCTCGGCCTGGCCGAGCCGGTGATCGAGCGGAATCTGACGGTGGCGCGGCAGTGTTACGACTCGGTTGAGCCGGCCACATTGCCTCAAGGCACCGCCCAAGCCGTCGGCGCGGCGTCCTTGCACCACCCGACCTATGAACCGCCCACGAAGGGCACAGCCAGGATCGCCGCGGCCGGAAATTCGGTGTTACGTGAAACCGGTGGATGGCGAACCTTTCGCCCGGTGTTGGTGGCAGACAAGTGCAACGGATGCTGGCTCTGTTTCGTCTATTGTCCGGACGGCGTGATTACCATGAATCAGGAAGATCGCCCCGTCGTCGACTATGACCATTGCAAAGGCTGTCAGATTTGTGTGCACGAATGTCCGACTCACGCATTGATTGCGGAGCGGGAGCAGGAAGGCGGGGTCGCATGGACAGCCAAATGA
- a CDS encoding hemerythrin domain-containing protein, with translation MSDAKISVTFEQDHDRLDALFTTFQQQKRTDFAKAKEAFVEFKFGLQRHIVWEEDVLFPKWEENSGMAEGGPTQVMRTEHRMIGDCLEAIHEKVQAQNPDSDREEQRLLEILKSHNMKEERILYPSIDQVISDGERAELYQAMKEIPEERYRTCCGSERS, from the coding sequence ATGTCGGATGCAAAGATCAGTGTCACGTTCGAGCAAGACCATGACCGGCTGGACGCGCTCTTCACTACCTTCCAGCAACAGAAGCGCACGGATTTCGCCAAGGCCAAGGAGGCCTTCGTCGAGTTTAAGTTTGGCCTGCAGCGGCATATCGTCTGGGAGGAAGACGTGCTGTTTCCCAAGTGGGAGGAAAACTCCGGCATGGCGGAAGGCGGGCCCACGCAAGTCATGCGGACCGAGCACCGGATGATCGGCGATTGCCTGGAAGCCATTCATGAAAAAGTGCAGGCACAGAATCCCGACAGCGACCGAGAGGAGCAACGATTGTTGGAGATTCTGAAATCGCACAACATGAAGGAGGAGCGGATTCTGTACCCCTCGATCGATCAGGTGATCAGTGACGGGGAGCGGGCAGAGTTGTATCAGGCCATGAAGGAGATTCCGGAGGAGCGGTATCGAACCTGTTGCGGGAGTGAACGGTCATGA
- a CDS encoding cytochrome c translates to MLFVLASGCAEQRPASGTGRVTPAHLPDVRTPIPLGAEARQEHRAVMLQHLETIQAIVAALAEEDYRLAQGLTETHLGFFMHRHAMARQQPENFPPAYHDLAMAHHAAAEQLADVMPTNDLKRILPEFNNVLKACVACHLEYRLRHS, encoded by the coding sequence GTGCTCTTCGTCCTGGCGAGCGGTTGCGCAGAACAGAGGCCTGCATCCGGCACTGGTCGTGTCACGCCGGCGCATTTGCCGGATGTACGAACGCCCATTCCGTTGGGGGCAGAAGCGCGGCAGGAACATCGCGCCGTCATGCTCCAGCATCTGGAGACGATCCAGGCGATTGTGGCGGCCTTGGCGGAAGAGGACTACCGGCTGGCCCAAGGATTGACCGAAACGCATCTGGGATTCTTTATGCATCGGCATGCGATGGCTCGGCAGCAGCCGGAGAATTTTCCTCCGGCCTATCACGATCTCGCGATGGCGCATCATGCGGCTGCCGAGCAGTTGGCCGATGTGATGCCGACGAACGATCTGAAGCGGATCCTGCCCGAGTTCAATAACGTGCTGAAGGCCTGTGTCGCCTGTCACTTGGAATATAGACTCCGTCATTCATAA